Proteins encoded together in one Candidatus Sulfotelmatobacter sp. window:
- a CDS encoding pirin family protein, with amino-acid sequence MSLRPVKQIIQTKTTMEGAGVKLQRAFGFGKTKEFDPFLLLDDFRNDNPDDYRAGFPWHPHRGIETITYVLAGSVEHGDSLGNQGKMTAGDVQWMTAGSGILHQEMPKGDAQGRMHGFQLWANLPASLKMTDPRYQDIPSTAIPEVTDDDGTHVRVICGEFWGKRGPVEGVAADPNYLDISVAPGQRKRIKVETTRNAFAYVFAGSGTFRDASDPRAVLTEQTADPNAPAKYDARNHSLVLFDRGDELTVQAGPEGIRFLLVSGKPIEEPVAWYGPIVMNTQEQLREAMTELQTGEFIKHR; translated from the coding sequence ATGTCACTGCGACCAGTAAAACAAATTATTCAAACCAAGACCACCATGGAAGGCGCGGGCGTGAAACTGCAACGCGCCTTCGGTTTTGGCAAGACCAAGGAATTCGATCCGTTTCTTTTGCTGGACGATTTCCGCAATGACAATCCTGACGATTATCGCGCCGGATTTCCGTGGCATCCGCACCGCGGGATCGAGACCATCACTTATGTGCTGGCCGGATCGGTCGAGCATGGCGACAGTCTGGGTAACCAGGGCAAGATGACCGCGGGCGACGTGCAGTGGATGACAGCGGGCAGCGGCATTCTGCATCAGGAGATGCCGAAGGGCGATGCGCAAGGGCGCATGCACGGCTTTCAGTTGTGGGCGAACCTGCCCGCATCGCTGAAGATGACCGACCCGCGCTATCAGGATATTCCGTCGACCGCGATTCCCGAAGTGACCGACGACGATGGCACCCATGTGCGCGTGATCTGCGGCGAGTTTTGGGGCAAGCGCGGACCGGTAGAGGGCGTGGCCGCCGATCCGAACTACCTGGATATTTCCGTTGCGCCAGGACAACGCAAGCGGATCAAGGTCGAGACTACGCGGAATGCTTTCGCGTATGTGTTCGCCGGATCGGGAACGTTTCGGGATGCGTCCGATCCGCGTGCGGTGCTGACTGAGCAGACGGCCGATCCGAATGCACCCGCCAAGTATGACGCTCGGAATCATTCGCTGGTGCTGTTCGATCGCGGCGACGAACTTACGGTGCAGGCGGGACCGGAAGGAATTCGGTTCCTGCTGGTATCGGGCAAGCCGATCGAGGAACCGGTCGCCTGGTATGGACCGATAGTAATGAACACGCAGGAGCAACTGCGCGAGGCGATGACGGAGTTGCAGACTGGCGAGTTCATTAAGCACCGGTGA
- a CDS encoding rhodanese-like domain-containing protein: MAHEHPPRFLKIVDDAKTRVRETDVDAVKRRIDHGDTFMLIDVREESEFAKDHLPGAIHLGKGIIERDIEARVPDLDAEMILYCGGGFRSALAADNLQKMGYTKVISMDGGIRGWRDKGYPLVKS, encoded by the coding sequence ATGGCCCACGAACATCCTCCACGATTCTTAAAGATTGTCGACGACGCCAAAACTCGCGTGCGCGAGACGGACGTCGATGCAGTGAAACGCAGGATCGATCACGGCGATACATTCATGCTGATCGATGTACGCGAGGAGAGCGAATTCGCCAAAGATCACCTTCCCGGCGCCATTCACTTAGGTAAAGGCATCATCGAGCGCGACATCGAGGCACGGGTTCCAGATCTCGACGCCGAGATGATTCTTTACTGTGGCGGCGGCTTTCGTTCAGCCTTGGCCGCCGACAACTTGCAAAAGATGGGCTATACCAAGGTAATCTCAATGGACGGCGGCATTCGGGGCTGGCGCGATAAGGGTTATCCGCTGGTGAAAAGCTAG
- a CDS encoding tetratricopeptide repeat protein, translating into MPTSKGFIGRTLSWLVVFLVVSAAYLYAFPQPNIFYAAVVLLHAAGGVLAAILLVPAFLRLMRTGSFSERAGWLMIAIGAVVGLVLIKTGTSRSEWNKLYFHIVISLAGVALLIAGWLGQRAWHDERPRRAGLGAAALRAVICCAVVAGIAYGARYLRQSWQTRNRIENPAMPPDNMNGEGDGPEGSFFPSSAQVYGKQKIPSKFFMESDSCKRCHEDIYNQWFSSAHHFSSFNNQWYRKSIEYMQDTIGTKPSKWCGGCHDPAVLYAGLMDTPIKQIVHRPEAQAGLGCMMCHSIANVKSTMGQADFYLEYPKLHELAATQNPVARALHDFVIRLNPEPHRRVFLKPFMRDQTAEFCSTCHKVHLDVPVNKYRWFRGFNEYDNWQASGVSGQGARSFYYPPKPQQCADCHMPAEKSNDAGNLNGVVHSHRFPGANTAVPTANEDAAQLKLTENFLKSGALTVDIFALSPAQAPLKPGATTQSELATTFAVGEEAENKMTAETSGEAAPITAPLNLVHPALRRGDTVRVDVVVRTKKVGHFFPGGTVDAYDTWLELKGTDDKGQIIFWSGMVEDNGHGPVEKGAHFYRSLQIDAHGNPINKRNAWATRAVVYVRLIPPGAADTVHYRMLIPQNAGNNITLHARLCYRKFTWYGTQEAFAGVPDLTKLNAVAPDYDDRPTLFTASLSGVSAKHEKIPDLPIVAVAENEVTLPVVAHSAPAAEPKTIVRKEEWQRWNDFGIGLFLQGDLKGAAAAFVKVTEADPNNPDGWVNIGRCAVQEGDMERARTVLEKALALSPQLARANFFYARVLRADGNYEGAAARLRTVLAQYPRDRVAINDLGRVLFLQRKYNEAVKVLQSVLAIDPEDLQAHYNLMLCYNGLGQEKLAKEHEARYMRFKADESSQAITGSYRQLHPEDNNERQAVHEHVSVPLLALNSNHGGADAPSARPDKARPVIVSAAGGSK; encoded by the coding sequence ATGCCAACATCCAAAGGATTCATCGGCCGGACTCTCTCGTGGCTCGTGGTTTTTCTCGTCGTATCCGCCGCGTACCTCTACGCCTTTCCGCAGCCGAACATTTTCTATGCAGCCGTAGTGCTGCTGCATGCGGCTGGCGGAGTGCTCGCCGCAATTCTGCTGGTCCCCGCTTTTCTCCGTTTGATGCGCACAGGCAGCTTTTCCGAGCGCGCGGGCTGGTTGATGATTGCCATCGGCGCCGTCGTAGGACTGGTCCTTATTAAAACGGGTACGTCACGTTCCGAGTGGAACAAACTTTATTTCCACATCGTGATCTCCTTGGCCGGAGTCGCACTGCTCATCGCCGGATGGCTGGGCCAGCGCGCGTGGCATGACGAAAGGCCGCGGCGGGCGGGCCTAGGCGCGGCCGCTCTGCGGGCTGTGATTTGCTGCGCGGTGGTTGCCGGCATCGCCTACGGCGCGCGATACCTGCGCCAAAGTTGGCAGACGCGCAATCGCATCGAGAATCCGGCGATGCCCCCCGACAACATGAACGGCGAAGGCGACGGACCCGAAGGCTCGTTCTTTCCCAGTTCGGCGCAGGTTTACGGCAAGCAGAAAATTCCCAGCAAGTTTTTTATGGAGTCCGACTCCTGCAAGCGCTGCCACGAAGATATTTATAACCAGTGGTTCAGCTCGGCGCACCATTTTTCTTCGTTCAACAACCAGTGGTATCGCAAGTCGATCGAGTACATGCAGGACACGATCGGCACCAAGCCTTCAAAGTGGTGCGGCGGATGCCACGATCCCGCCGTGCTCTACGCGGGGCTCATGGACACGCCGATCAAGCAGATCGTGCACCGGCCCGAGGCGCAGGCCGGGCTGGGCTGCATGATGTGCCACTCCATCGCCAACGTGAAGAGCACGATGGGGCAGGCCGATTTTTATCTCGAGTATCCCAAGCTGCACGAGTTGGCGGCCACGCAGAATCCGGTGGCGCGTGCGCTCCATGATTTTGTAATTCGGCTGAATCCCGAACCGCACCGCCGCGTTTTCCTGAAACCGTTCATGCGCGACCAGACGGCCGAATTCTGTTCGACCTGCCACAAAGTTCATCTCGACGTGCCGGTGAACAAATACCGCTGGTTCCGCGGCTTCAACGAATACGACAACTGGCAGGCCAGCGGAGTTTCCGGGCAGGGCGCGCGATCGTTTTATTATCCGCCCAAGCCGCAACAGTGCGCCGATTGTCACATGCCCGCGGAAAAATCGAATGACGCAGGGAACCTCAACGGCGTCGTGCACTCGCATCGTTTTCCCGGCGCGAATACGGCGGTACCGACGGCGAACGAAGATGCAGCACAGCTGAAGTTAACCGAAAATTTTCTAAAGAGCGGCGCGCTGACGGTCGATATTTTTGCACTGTCACCGGCGCAGGCTCCGCTCAAACCGGGCGCGACCACGCAGTCGGAACTTGCGACCACCTTCGCGGTTGGCGAAGAAGCCGAGAACAAGATGACGGCCGAGACCAGCGGAGAGGCTGCTCCCATCACAGCGCCGCTGAACCTGGTGCATCCTGCGCTGCGGCGCGGCGATACCGTGCGCGTCGATGTCGTGGTACGCACGAAAAAAGTCGGCCACTTTTTTCCCGGCGGCACCGTCGATGCCTACGACACATGGCTCGAGCTAAAAGGCACGGACGACAAGGGCCAGATAATTTTCTGGAGCGGCATGGTCGAAGACAACGGGCATGGTCCGGTGGAAAAGGGCGCGCACTTTTACCGCTCGTTGCAAATCGACGCGCACGGCAATCCCATCAACAAGCGAAACGCGTGGGCAACCCGCGCCGTCGTTTATGTGCGCCTGATTCCGCCCGGTGCGGCTGACACGGTGCACTACCGGATGCTGATTCCGCAGAACGCGGGCAACAACATTACGCTGCACGCGCGGCTGTGCTACCGCAAGTTCACGTGGTACGGAACGCAGGAAGCCTTCGCGGGTGTGCCCGATCTGACCAAACTGAATGCGGTGGCGCCGGACTACGACGACCGTCCCACTCTATTCACGGCGTCACTGAGTGGCGTTTCCGCGAAGCACGAAAAAATCCCCGACCTGCCCATCGTTGCCGTTGCCGAAAATGAAGTGACTCTACCGGTAGTCGCGCACAGCGCGCCCGCAGCCGAGCCTAAGACGATTGTCCGAAAAGAAGAGTGGCAGCGCTGGAACGATTTTGGCATTGGATTATTTCTGCAAGGGGACTTGAAAGGCGCAGCCGCGGCTTTCGTGAAAGTTACCGAGGCGGACCCGAATAATCCCGACGGCTGGGTAAACATTGGCCGCTGCGCTGTGCAGGAAGGCGACATGGAGCGGGCTCGCACCGTGCTGGAGAAGGCGCTGGCGCTGTCTCCACAGCTGGCGCGGGCGAACTTCTTTTATGCGCGAGTTCTGCGCGCCGACGGCAACTATGAAGGCGCGGCGGCGCGATTGCGCACCGTCCTGGCGCAGTATCCGCGCGACCGGGTTGCCATCAACGATCTGGGGCGCGTTCTTTTCTTGCAGCGCAAATACAACGAGGCCGTAAAAGTGTTGCAGTCCGTGCTGGCGATCGATCCTGAAGATTTGCAGGCGCACTACAACCTGATGCTCTGCTACAACGGCCTGGGCCAGGAAAAACTAGCGAAGGAACATGAAGCACGCTATATGCGATTCAAAGCCGACGAGTCGTCGCAGGCCATCACCGGCTCTTACCGCCAGCTTCATCCCGAAGACAACAATGAGCGTCAGGCCGTGCATGAGCACGTGTCAGTACCGCTGCTGGCGCTCAACTCGAACCATGGAGGGGCGGACGCCCCGTCCGCCCGGCCGGACAAAGCCCGGCCTGTCATCGTGTCCGCGGCCGGAGGCTCAAAATAA
- a CDS encoding sugar porter family MFS transporter, with the protein MNARIFFWSLTSALAGFLFGFDTVVISGAEKTIQSLWGLSPELHGVAMASALYGTVVGSLLGGWPADRFGRKATLLWIGILYFVGAVGSAWAPDVGAFIAARVIGGLGIGISTVVAPMYISEIAPPKHRGRLAGMFQFNIVFGILMAFVSNALLAGVGENAWRWMLGVAAFPSLLYAVFCFGLPESPRWLLSRKGDRDAALDVLQRIEPDCSQAEIAAEADAITAASTEQSSSGNFWTMSLQKPILLAILIAFFNQMSGINAILYFAPRIFELTGLAAKTALLQSIGIGATNLIFTFIGLWLIDRLGRRTLLYIGSFGYIASLGLVAWAFFTSHFSIVPVCIFAFIAAHAIGQGAVIWVFISEIFPNRHRAEGQTLGSFTHWIFAALLTTFFPRMVASFPPGYVFSFFAGMMVLQLIWVKTMVPETKGVPLEQIQKQLGIA; encoded by the coding sequence ATGAACGCTCGCATCTTCTTCTGGTCGCTGACGTCGGCGCTCGCGGGATTTCTTTTCGGCTTCGACACCGTCGTTATTTCTGGTGCAGAAAAAACTATTCAGTCGCTCTGGGGACTCAGCCCCGAACTGCACGGCGTTGCGATGGCGTCGGCGTTGTACGGCACCGTGGTTGGCTCGCTGCTGGGAGGATGGCCGGCGGATCGCTTCGGGCGCAAGGCGACGCTGCTATGGATCGGCATTCTTTATTTTGTCGGCGCGGTCGGTTCTGCGTGGGCGCCCGATGTGGGCGCGTTCATCGCCGCACGCGTGATCGGAGGTTTGGGCATTGGCATCTCGACGGTGGTCGCGCCCATGTATATTTCCGAGATCGCACCGCCGAAACATCGTGGGCGGCTGGCGGGAATGTTCCAGTTCAATATTGTTTTCGGCATCCTGATGGCATTTGTTTCGAATGCGCTGCTGGCGGGCGTCGGCGAAAATGCGTGGCGATGGATGCTGGGCGTGGCCGCGTTTCCATCGCTGCTCTACGCGGTATTCTGCTTCGGACTGCCCGAGAGCCCGCGATGGCTGCTCAGCCGGAAGGGCGATCGTGACGCGGCGCTGGACGTGTTGCAACGAATTGAGCCTGATTGCTCACAGGCTGAAATTGCGGCCGAGGCCGACGCGATTACCGCGGCATCGACCGAGCAATCGTCGTCTGGAAATTTCTGGACGATGAGCCTTCAGAAGCCGATCCTGCTCGCTATACTGATTGCGTTTTTCAATCAGATGTCCGGCATCAATGCGATTTTGTATTTCGCGCCTCGTATTTTCGAGCTCACCGGCCTGGCAGCGAAGACCGCGCTGTTGCAGTCGATCGGCATCGGCGCGACCAATCTGATTTTTACTTTTATTGGCTTGTGGCTGATAGACCGGCTGGGGCGACGCACTCTTCTTTATATTGGCTCATTTGGGTACATCGCCTCGCTCGGCCTGGTCGCGTGGGCGTTCTTTACCAGTCATTTCTCGATTGTGCCGGTGTGCATTTTTGCTTTCATTGCCGCCCACGCGATTGGACAGGGAGCGGTGATCTGGGTTTTCATCTCAGAGATATTTCCCAATCGTCATCGCGCCGAGGGCCAGACTCTGGGCAGTTTTACGCACTGGATCTTCGCCGCGCTGCTCACAACTTTCTTTCCCCGCATGGTTGCGTCTTTTCCGCCGGGCTACGTTTTCTCGTTTTTCGCCGGGATGATGGTTCTGCAATTGATTTGGGTGAAGACCATGGTTCCGGAAACCAAGGGCGTGCCGCTGGAGCAGATACAGAAACAACTGGGAATTGCGTGA
- a CDS encoding pseudouridine synthase, whose product MPSKGNERRIGLARALSKLGYCSRSQAAQLIRAGRVRVNELARRDPGTPVHLAKDCIQVDGAAIDAREKIYLMLNKPRGLVTTASDDQGRETVYSALKNPGQSSPQATQWVAPVGRLDKASEGLLLLTNDSEWAARIAAPETHLEKIYHVQIDTLVDEKFAQQLVRGVREKVQQKMQEKMRGKDWEKNGDAPLLRARHVRVLRSGEKNCWLEIVLDEGKNRQIRRMLSSVGVEVLRLVRVAIGPLRLGKLAKGSHRPLTDEEKRALDRAMAKSRRQPFGVWRQPQTSGVRHRTSDLKSTRAANS is encoded by the coding sequence GTGCCATCAAAAGGAAACGAACGTCGCATCGGCCTGGCGCGCGCGCTTTCGAAGCTGGGCTATTGCTCGCGTTCGCAAGCGGCGCAGTTGATTCGCGCGGGACGAGTGCGAGTGAACGAACTGGCGCGCCGCGATCCCGGGACGCCGGTTCATCTCGCGAAAGATTGCATCCAGGTGGATGGTGCGGCGATTGATGCGCGGGAGAAAATTTATCTGATGCTCAATAAGCCGCGCGGATTGGTGACGACCGCCTCCGACGATCAAGGTCGCGAGACAGTTTATTCCGCGTTAAAGAACCCCGGCCAGTCGAGCCCCCAGGCGACGCAATGGGTCGCGCCGGTAGGCCGCCTGGACAAGGCCAGCGAAGGACTGCTCTTGCTGACGAACGATTCCGAGTGGGCCGCGCGCATCGCCGCGCCCGAGACGCATCTTGAGAAAATCTATCACGTTCAGATTGACACACTCGTCGACGAAAAGTTTGCGCAACAACTCGTTCGCGGAGTGCGGGAGAAAGTGCAACAGAAAATGCAGGAGAAAATGCGGGGGAAAGACTGGGAGAAAAACGGCGATGCGCCGTTGCTGCGCGCTCGTCACGTTCGCGTATTGCGTTCGGGCGAGAAAAATTGCTGGCTCGAGATCGTCCTCGACGAGGGCAAGAACCGCCAGATTCGCCGCATGCTGTCTTCGGTCGGAGTCGAAGTGCTCCGCCTCGTGAGAGTGGCGATTGGTCCGCTACGGCTCGGCAAGCTGGCGAAGGGAAGCCATCGTCCCCTCACCGATGAAGAAAAGCGGGCGCTCGACCGCGCCATGGCTAAGAGCAGGCGTCAGCCGTTTGGCGTTTGGCGTCAACCCCAGACCTCAGGCGTCAGGCATCGGACCTCAGACCTGAAAAGCACGCGCGCCGCGAATAGCTAG
- a CDS encoding MarR family transcriptional regulator, protein MGCPEEIAFLDLARTTDMLSRGLVQVLKGGGDLSPTQYNVLRILRGTPEGLPCGEIACRMITRDPDVTRLLDRLEKRGLISRCRENVDRRMVMARITPEGLKLLASLDPPVVEAHRRQLGHLSKEQLRALSELLGAARAQVG, encoded by the coding sequence GTGGGTTGTCCGGAAGAGATTGCATTTCTGGATCTGGCGCGCACCACGGATATGCTCTCGCGCGGATTGGTGCAGGTACTGAAGGGCGGCGGGGACCTTTCGCCAACTCAGTACAACGTGCTGCGCATCCTGCGGGGAACGCCGGAGGGACTGCCATGCGGAGAAATTGCCTGCCGCATGATTACGCGCGATCCCGATGTTACACGATTGCTGGATCGCCTGGAGAAGCGAGGACTGATTTCGCGCTGCCGGGAGAACGTGGACCGGCGGATGGTGATGGCACGGATCACGCCCGAGGGGCTGAAGCTTCTGGCCAGCCTTGACCCTCCAGTCGTGGAAGCCCACCGGCGGCAATTAGGGCACCTGAGCAAAGAGCAGTTACGGGCGCTTTCGGAGTTGCTGGGGGCCGCCCGGGCCCAGGTTGGGTGA
- a CDS encoding amidase, with protein MSDLTFLPAVTLAQQICQKMISAVEVCDAHLAKIERLNPKLNAFVQVDAEQVRREARDADAAVRAGKPLGPLHGVPISIKSSIDVTGMRCEAGTRLRAGNIATKDAPLVARLRNAGAIVLGMTNTPEFLMAWETDNILHGRTNSPWDLARTPGGSSGGEAAAIAAGMSAGGVGSDGGGSIRVPAHFSGICGLKPTPGRVPSTGHFPPPGGPFSLIGVVGPMARTVADVSALFEAMQGPDDADPCAAPVPLYWLREDEARNLRIGYFEDDGRTPVTQETRAAVRTAAEALRGAGFQVESFRPESLEEARVLWKKFFVVSGGMLIRHMFRGREQDLSPTLKQFLEWSAAEPALTGESLLEAWIARDVLRGKFLAQMRKYPILLCPAAAIPAFRHGERSWTIDGNSVSYLDAWSYAEWFNLLGNPAAVVPVNYSAEGLPIGVQIVGRPWEEEQVLAVAAALEKECGAWKIPPIR; from the coding sequence ATGAGTGATCTGACATTTCTTCCCGCTGTCACCCTGGCGCAGCAAATTTGCCAGAAAATGATTTCAGCGGTCGAAGTGTGCGATGCTCATCTCGCGAAGATAGAACGGCTCAATCCCAAACTGAACGCGTTCGTGCAGGTGGACGCAGAGCAGGTCCGCCGCGAAGCCCGCGATGCCGACGCCGCCGTAAGGGCTGGCAAACCCCTTGGCCCGCTGCACGGAGTCCCCATCAGCATCAAGAGCTCAATCGACGTGACGGGCATGCGCTGCGAAGCCGGCACACGGCTGCGCGCAGGAAATATCGCGACCAAAGACGCTCCGCTGGTGGCGCGCCTGCGCAACGCAGGAGCGATTGTTCTCGGGATGACCAACACGCCGGAATTTTTGATGGCGTGGGAGACAGACAATATTTTGCACGGTCGCACTAATAGCCCGTGGGACCTTGCTCGCACGCCCGGCGGATCGAGCGGCGGCGAAGCGGCCGCGATTGCCGCCGGCATGTCCGCCGGTGGAGTGGGCAGCGACGGCGGCGGTTCCATCCGCGTGCCCGCGCATTTCAGCGGTATCTGCGGCCTGAAACCTACGCCGGGGCGGGTTCCGTCGACCGGGCACTTTCCGCCGCCCGGCGGCCCGTTCTCTTTGATTGGCGTGGTCGGCCCCATGGCGCGCACAGTCGCCGACGTTTCGGCGCTGTTCGAAGCGATGCAAGGTCCCGACGATGCTGACCCTTGCGCGGCGCCGGTTCCTCTGTACTGGCTGCGCGAAGACGAAGCTCGCAATCTACGCATCGGTTATTTCGAGGACGATGGCCGCACACCAGTGACTCAGGAAACTCGCGCCGCTGTGAGAACCGCCGCCGAAGCCTTGCGTGGCGCGGGGTTTCAAGTCGAGTCATTTCGTCCCGAAAGTTTAGAAGAAGCGCGAGTGCTGTGGAAGAAATTCTTCGTCGTCAGTGGCGGCATGCTGATCCGTCACATGTTTCGCGGACGCGAGCAAGACCTGAGTCCGACGCTGAAGCAGTTTCTGGAATGGTCGGCGGCCGAGCCAGCGCTCACCGGCGAGTCGCTGCTCGAGGCCTGGATCGCCCGCGACGTTCTGCGCGGAAAGTTCCTGGCGCAAATGCGAAAGTATCCGATTCTGCTGTGCCCGGCCGCGGCCATCCCAGCCTTTCGCCACGGCGAGCGTAGTTGGACGATCGACGGCAACTCTGTGAGCTATCTCGACGCCTGGAGTTATGCCGAGTGGTTCAATCTGCTGGGCAATCCCGCCGCCGTGGTTCCGGTGAACTACTCGGCCGAGGGCCTTCCGATCGGCGTACAGATTGTTGGCCGCCCATGGGAAGAAGAGCAGGTACTGGCCGTTGCCGCCGCGCTGGAGAAGGAATGCGGCGCGTGGAAGATTCCGCCAATCCGCTAG
- a CDS encoding YceI family protein codes for MSTPVAPQTATTWNIDPAHSHAEFKVRHMMISNVKGHFTKVSGKLILDETDLSKSKVEAVIDATSIETREPQRDAHLKSADFLDVEKFPTLSFTSSRISLVRDGELEVEGNLTIHGVTRKVLFSVEGPTPPMKDPWGNTRVGVSATTKINRKDFGLTWNAALETGGIVVGEEVTIDLEVEFIKA; via the coding sequence ATGAGCACACCAGTTGCACCGCAGACCGCAACCACCTGGAACATCGACCCGGCCCATAGTCATGCCGAGTTCAAGGTCCGTCACATGATGATTTCCAACGTAAAAGGACATTTCACGAAAGTCTCGGGGAAGTTGATTCTGGACGAAACCGATCTGTCGAAATCGAAGGTCGAGGCGGTAATCGATGCAACCTCGATCGAAACCCGCGAGCCGCAACGCGACGCGCACCTGAAGAGCGCCGACTTCCTCGATGTGGAAAAATTCCCGACCTTGTCGTTCACCTCTTCACGCATCAGCCTGGTGCGGGATGGAGAACTGGAGGTCGAGGGCAACCTGACGATTCATGGCGTGACGCGAAAGGTTCTTTTTAGCGTAGAAGGGCCGACGCCGCCGATGAAAGATCCGTGGGGCAACACCCGGGTTGGAGTTTCGGCGACGACCAAGATCAATCGCAAAGACTTCGGCCTGACCTGGAATGCGGCCCTGGAAACCGGCGGCATTGTAGTGGGCGAAGAAGTCACCATCGACCTGGAAGTTGAGTTTATCAAGGCTTAA
- a CDS encoding DUF5996 family protein, which produces MPSFITDRPECWPALPLDSWKDTYATLHMWTQIVGKVRLSLTPLVNHWWNVPLYVTARGLSTSRIPYCDRSFEIWFDFTEHQLMVETNDGAIMKLPLAPLSVAEFYQEFMNLLHSLDIEVKIWRMPVEIPNPIAFDQDHTHASYDRVPVENFWRILLSVDAVFHLFRSQFIGKCSPVHFFWGSFDLAVSRFSGRRAPEKPGADGITRESYSHEVSSVGFWPGSGDIHEAAFYSYTVPEPQGFQQARVRPDAAFYDKRVGEFLLPYAEVRNAQSPSSSLLDFCQSTYEAGANSANWDRQALERSRNVERSVPIERDDPLRKP; this is translated from the coding sequence ATGCCTTCCTTCATTACCGATCGACCGGAATGCTGGCCTGCGCTCCCGCTGGACTCCTGGAAAGACACTTACGCCACCCTTCACATGTGGACCCAGATCGTCGGCAAAGTTCGCCTCTCGCTCACGCCGCTCGTCAACCATTGGTGGAATGTTCCTTTATATGTCACCGCCCGCGGCCTGAGCACCTCGCGCATTCCGTACTGTGACCGCTCGTTCGAGATCTGGTTCGATTTCACCGAGCATCAGCTCATGGTCGAAACCAACGACGGAGCCATCATGAAGCTTCCGCTCGCGCCGCTGTCAGTGGCCGAGTTCTACCAGGAATTCATGAACCTGCTGCACTCGCTCGACATCGAAGTCAAGATCTGGCGAATGCCAGTCGAAATTCCCAATCCCATTGCCTTCGACCAGGATCACACCCATGCCTCCTACGATCGCGTACCGGTCGAAAACTTCTGGAGGATTCTGCTCTCGGTCGATGCCGTGTTCCATTTATTCCGCTCGCAGTTTATCGGCAAGTGCAGCCCCGTTCACTTCTTCTGGGGAAGCTTCGACCTTGCTGTCAGCCGTTTTTCCGGCCGCCGCGCTCCCGAAAAACCTGGCGCCGATGGCATCACGCGGGAATCTTATTCCCACGAAGTCAGCAGTGTCGGCTTCTGGCCGGGCAGCGGAGACATTCACGAGGCTGCCTTCTATTCCTACACCGTGCCCGAGCCGCAGGGATTCCAGCAGGCTCGCGTCCGTCCCGATGCGGCGTTTTACGACAAGCGGGTTGGCGAATTTCTTCTGCCCTATGCCGAGGTTCGCAACGCTCAGTCGCCGAGCTCATCCCTGCTCGACTTCTGCCAGAGCACCTACGAAGCCGGCGCCAACTCCGCCAACTGGGATCGCCAAGCGCTCGAAAGATCTCGAAACGTCGAGAGATCTGTACCCATAGAGCGAGATGACCCGTTGAGGAAGCCATAA
- a CDS encoding copper homeostasis protein CutC: MTPNASKVLVEVCVDSVASAVAAERGGAARVELCGSMVEGGITPSAGLIEMTRSAVSLELAVMIRPRGGDFCYDADEFETMRRDLALAKRFGANAVVFGVLDLNGNVDVARARQLVDEARPLPVTFHRAFDMTADLLRAVDDLVAIGVNRVLTSGGETTAMEGKETIARLVQRAQSRIDIMAGSGIKPGNARSLVEQTGVREIHVGLRSVLPSPMVYRNERISMGSLEGHEYQRFVVLEEQVRKLCEALEVTNQNCQPRRHEG, from the coding sequence ATGACTCCTAACGCTTCCAAGGTTTTGGTCGAGGTCTGCGTCGATTCGGTTGCCTCGGCGGTCGCCGCGGAGCGCGGCGGAGCGGCGCGAGTGGAACTTTGCGGGAGCATGGTTGAAGGCGGAATCACGCCGAGCGCGGGATTGATTGAAATGACGCGGAGCGCAGTTTCTCTGGAACTTGCCGTCATGATCCGCCCCCGCGGCGGCGACTTCTGCTACGACGCGGATGAATTTGAAACTATGCGCCGCGATCTCGCGCTCGCCAAGCGATTCGGAGCGAACGCGGTCGTTTTCGGCGTGCTCGATTTGAATGGCAATGTTGATGTCGCGCGAGCGCGACAGTTAGTGGACGAGGCTCGGCCGCTTCCCGTGACTTTTCATCGCGCCTTCGATATGACTGCCGACTTGCTTCGCGCGGTCGATGACCTTGTCGCGATCGGCGTCAATCGAGTGCTGACTTCGGGAGGCGAGACGACCGCGATGGAAGGAAAAGAGACGATCGCGCGACTGGTGCAGAGGGCGCAATCGAGAATCGACATCATGGCCGGCAGCGGCATTAAACCTGGGAACGCGCGCAGTCTGGTCGAGCAGACCGGTGTCAGGGAGATTCATGTTGGATTGAGGAGTGTGCTGCCGAGTCCGATGGTTTATCGCAACGAGCGAATCTCGATGGGATCGCTGGAAGGGCACGAGTACCAACGGTTCGTTGTGCTCGAGGAACAGGTCAGAAAACTGTGCGAGGCGTTGGAAGTCACGAATCAAAATTGTCAACCACGAAGACACGAAGGTTAA